In Crassostrea angulata isolate pt1a10 chromosome 6, ASM2561291v2, whole genome shotgun sequence, a genomic segment contains:
- the LOC128190124 gene encoding BRCA1-associated protein-like yields MSESISLVVLRLEIETGYSLTTDLNYNAPNFEVFGEKDEAKSSYAKAACSSKKDIARDLLIKKCRGERIFTDLTIETYLKDMSNHPDQNPGTGNTNVETNPKIQDIGAFSREGSVASNVSTSSSDKNSSKEACFQPIDDSEDGPNPGQRGHRPHSGGRPRATTHDSPTIQFYSGNPMVERTCGILHLYKDNKMTSLKDEVPRSELVCMLAVPAAYTIHDLVKFTAPVGEGIEYMRIIRDSTPNQYMVLIKFRTQRLADEFFTTYNNVSYNSIEPDICQLIYVARVEVIKDSEGPCLPVEGLTELPNCPVCLDRMDESVDGTPVLTILCNHTFHVNCLAKWGDTSCPVCRYCQTPEETADQRCMTCGSQESLWICLICGNIGCGRYVELHAYKHFQETQHTYAMQIGNSRVWDYVGDNFVHRLVQSKGDGKLVAVEDQQSSEMDGKADSLSLEYTYLLTSQLEQQRKYFEQRMTQVEKSAQERADVLDVKYKTATDDLDRVKVELQAVNKEKQGLEKKCSHLHSRLASALKDLQEEKQMNKCLLENQQVWQKKVTVLEGKVHDLTQNKEQEIQELREQLRDVMFFMEAQQKLSETSEVSQTELQQSQVIVGGGASGTSPSPRSKKGRKKDR; encoded by the exons ATGTCTGAATCGATATCTTTAGTTGTTTTACGTCTAGAAATCGAAACAGGATATTCTCTTACCACCGATTTAAATTATAACg ctCCAAATTTTGAAGTATTTGGTGAGAAAGACGAAGCAAAGAGCAGTTACGCCAAGGCTGCATGTAGCTCAAAAAAAGACATTGCTAGAGATTTACTAATTAAAAAGTGCCGCGGAGAAAGAATATTTACAGATCTGACAATTGAGACTTACCTAAAAG ATATGAGTAATCACCCAGATCAGAACCCTGGAACAGGAAACACCAATGTAGAGACAAATCCAAAGATTCAAGACATCGGTGCATTTTCTCGAGAAGGCTCAGTTGCTTCCAATGTATCCACATCAAGCAGTGACAAGAATTCCTCTAAAGAGGCGTGTTTCCAGCCCATTGACGATAGTGAGGATGGACCGAATCCAGGTCAGAGGGGACACCGACCCCATAGCGGCGGGAGACCGAGGGCTACCACCCACGACTCCCCCACAATACAGTTCTATTCAGGGAACCCCATGGTAGAGAGGACCTGTGGAATTCTTCATCTGTATAAGGACAA TAAGATGACGTCACTGAAGGATGAGGTCCCCAGAAGTGAGTTGGTCTGTATGCTAGCTGTCCCTGCCGCTTACACCATCCATGATCTCGTGAAATTCACCGCCCCCGTGGG TGAGGGTATCGAGTACATGCGGATTATCCGAGACTCCACCCCCAACCAGTACATGGTGCTGATCAAGTTTCGGACCCAGCGACTGGCCGACGAGTTCTTCACCACATACAACAACGTGTCTTACAACTCGATCGAGCCGGACATCTGTCAGCTGATCTACGTAGCCAGGGTAGAGGTCATCAAGGACTCAGAG GGTCCTTGTTTACCGGTGGAGGGTCTGACCGAGCTGCCTAACTGCCCGGTGTGTCTCGACAGAATG GATGAGTCTGTGGATGGTACGCCGGTCTTGACGATTTTGTGCAATCACACGTTCCACGTCAACTGTCTGGCTAAATGGGGCGACACCAG CTGTCCAGTTTGTCGTTACTGCCAGACTCCAGAGGAGACGGCGGACCAAAGATGTATGACGTGTGGCTCTCAGGAG agcCTATGGATTTGTCTGATCTGTGGGAACATAGGCTGTGGAAGATATGTAGAGCTGCATGCATACAA ACATTTTCAAGAGACACAGCATACGTATGCTATGCAGATAGGAAACAGCCGAGTGTGGGATTACGTCGGGGACAACTTTGTTCACCGTCTGGTTCAAAGTAAAGGTGATGGTAAACTGGTGGCGGTGGAGGACCAGCAAAGCTCCGAGATGGACGGGAAGGCAGACTCGTTATCTCTAGAG TATACCTACCTCCTAACAAGTCAGCTTGAACAACAACGGAAGTACTTTGAACAAAGGATGACCCAGGTGGAGAAAAGTGCACAAGAAAGG GCTGATGTATTGGATGTGAAATATAAAACAGCGACAGATGATTTAGATAGAGTGAAGGTAGAACTGCAGGCTgtgaataaagaaaaacagGGTCTGGAAAAGAAGTGTTCACAT CTCCACTCACGTCTGGCTTCAGCTCTGAAAGATCTGCAGGAAGAGAAACAGATGAACAAGTGTCTGCTGGAAAACCAGCAGGTCTGGCAGAAGAAGGTCACCGTGTTAGAGGGCAAAGTTCACGACCTCACACAGAACAAAGAACAG GAGATACAGGAGCTGCGTGAACAGCTCCGAGACGTGATGTTCTTCATGGAGGCTCAACAGAAACTGTCCGAGACGTCTGAAGTCTCACAGACCGAGCTACAGCAGAGTCAGGTGATCGTGGGGGGCGGGGCCTCTGGGACAAGCCCCTCCCCCCGCTCAAAGAAGGGCCGCAAAAAGGACCGCTGA